The candidate division KSB1 bacterium genome contains the following window.
GACATCATATGAAGCTGGCTTAAGAGATGTTCAGGTAACGTGGATTGTGCTACCTCCGGACGGTCAAAAACTTCAGCACTGTCGTCCCTGGGCATTTTGAATTCGTATGTATCTTCGTCATTTAAAATTGCGTCCCAATCGATTTCCTCTTTTTCAAAGTCATCCATGGCATCCTTTTCAGGTTCGTCCTCTGCCTCCTTATCGTCACTAACCTCGCCATCAACTTCATTGACTTCGTCTTCATCGATTTCTGTTTCCAATTCCATTTCCATCTCTTCATCTAATTCGAGAAGAGGGTTCATTTCAAGTTCAAGTTTGATTTTGTGCTCTAAGCTCAAAGCCGGCAGTTGCAGTAAAGATGACAGCAACACCTGTTGCGGCGACTGCTTCAACTGCATGCTGAGCCTTTGGGTTAAGTTCAGGTTAGGCATGATTCGAATCGACCTATTTCAAATAAATCCATTTATGGAAATCTCCTAATTACTTATCTCTCTAATTTAAATTTTTCCCCTAAATAAAGCTTAATGGCTTCGGGATCATTTGCTAATAATTCAGCCGTTCCTGATTTTAGCACCACGCCGTCATACAAAAGGTAAGTTCGATCTGTGATCGACAAAGTTTCATGAACATTATGATCGGTTATTAAAACGCCGATGCCTCTCTCTTTTAATGAGCGAATGATATTTTGAATCTCCTCAACGGCTATCGGGTCAACGCCTGCAAAAGGTTCATCGAGCAAAATAAACTTGGGCTCGGTCACAAGCGCGCGTGTGATTTCAACACGGCGCCGTTCACCCCCCGATAAAGTATAAGCTTTATTCTTTGCCAGATGGGCAATATTTAACTCCATCAAAAGACTCTCTAATCGGCTTGCTCGTTCTTCTTTTGAAATGTCAAGAGTCTCGAGAATTGCTAAAATATTCTGTTCAACAGTTAATCGACGAAAAATTGACTGTTCTTGAGAAAGATAACTAATTCCCATCCGCGCTCGTTTATACATCGGCTGCCGGGTGATTTCCTGATCATCTAAGTAAATCTTGCCACTTTGAGGGCTGATCATGCCGACAATCATATAGAACGTTGTTGTCTTTCCGGCACCGTTAGGACCAAGTAACCCGACAATTTCGCCCTGCTCGATATCTATACTAACCTGGTTTACAACTTTCCGTTTTTTATAAACCTTAACAATATCTTCGGTTCTTAATTTAATCATTCATCAAGCACTAACAAGCTTTGACAGAAGGCTCTGGTTACTTAAATTAAATTGTAAATTCATATTTGATTAGGCGGTGAATATTTCCCGGTTGATAAATCCGGGTTGCTGCTCACCTGAACCGTTTGCGCTTGGCCCTCAGACAACTCAATAGTTATCCTGTCACCGGAGACCTCATTAGTGCCCTTGTACTCCTTTTCTTCTATAATATGATATAAGCTCGTTGCTTGATTTTCTATGATAACTTTCTTTAGTTCATTCGCATCCCCAAAAAAGAACTCCATGGTCTGGCCCGTTAGTTTATTCAGCCATTTTCCTCTATCTAAAGTGTCCGCATCCGAAGTCGCCAAAGCATTGCCTGTCACGACCGCCCTGGTTAACTTGGAATCATTCAAATAGAGCTTCAAAGTATCACCTGAGATTTGCTGATTTCTTTGTAAGACTTTAGGGGAATCGTTTAAAGTAATTTCTTTTTCCGATTTAATATATTCTGCTTGCCCGCAGGTTGCTTTAATACCCGGTTGAATAATTACAACATTTCCTTTGGCGATAATTCGCTGACCACTTTCAAAGATTTCCATGGTGTCCGCCAGAATTCTCATAATTTCACTGCCGAGGCTGTCGTGTTGAATGAGAACAGGGTCGTCAAATACTTTCCCATACTTCTCTTCTCGCTGATAGCTAGCAAATCCCCCGGTAAGAATCGTCCTCTCTTTTGAATCTATTTTTCGAACATCCCCTTCGGAAACTAATCTTTTTTGCTTTTGAAAATATGTCATCCGATTCGCAGTAGTCGTATCGGTTTCTGTAAAGCTCCTGACATTTCCGATTGCGACTTGTTTAAATTCCATCGAGTAAACATAAACCGTATCCGCAAACAGATTCTGTTCTTCATCATAAATATGAACGTTGCCAATTAGAGCGAACGGATCTTCATCGATGATTTGGGAAGCGAGATCACATTCAATAGTCGTCTTCCCCTGCTTGAGCTTAACATTACCTTCCAAAACTTGTTGTACTTTTTGACCAATTGTTTCTCGTTTTAAAAGATCAGCAGAAATCAGCCTCAACCGTTCTTCTTTGTCCTGGCTGAATGTTGCGCCTGGAGTAGAAAAAATCAGAGTTAGCAAAAAGATCGTATTAGTTTGTATTCTTCTCATCCTTGAAGTCGAGTTGTAACTTTTTCTGCGTAACTCCTGTTGGCTTTTTGATGGTCCAGTTTTTTAAAGATTTTCCTGATTCGAATCCGTGGCCGAAAATCGTATCATTGTCCGCCGTAATAAATCTCACAAAGTCTTCGGAAGTGATTTTGCTTTGATTTTGAGTCAGGCGAAGCGACGATGTATTTAATTGGATCCCGTCTTTTGACCATACAACGACTTGGCCCGTTAAATCAATATTGGTTGTATTTTCGTTCAAAAAAGCTTCATCGGCTCGAATTCGTAAAATTTGGTCTTCGTTT
Protein-coding sequences here:
- the lptB gene encoding LPS export ABC transporter ATP-binding protein; translation: MIKLRTEDIVKVYKKRKVVNQVSIDIEQGEIVGLLGPNGAGKTTTFYMIVGMISPQSGKIYLDDQEITRQPMYKRARMGISYLSQEQSIFRRLTVEQNILAILETLDISKEERASRLESLLMELNIAHLAKNKAYTLSGGERRRVEITRALVTEPKFILLDEPFAGVDPIAVEEIQNIIRSLKERGIGVLITDHNVHETLSITDRTYLLYDGVVLKSGTAELLANDPEAIKLYLGEKFKLER
- the lptC gene encoding LPS export ABC transporter periplasmic protein LptC, which gives rise to MTLSCQSDRAVTATNQALTDIPDQEGWNSTVVSTNKGKVSSKIKYVHMKRFSKKKLVKFVDGVEFEFFDENEDQILRIRADEAFLNENTTNIDLTGQVVVWSKDGIQLNTSSLRLTQNQSKITSEDFVRFITADNDTIFGHGFESGKSLKNWTIKKPTGVTQKKLQLDFKDEKNTN